A DNA window from Flavisolibacter ginsenosidimutans contains the following coding sequences:
- the fucP gene encoding L-fucose:H+ symporter permease codes for MNKRSYLLPIILVTSLFFLWAFLHNINPILIPHLKKACQLSDTQSAFIDTAVYLAYFSVALPAGLFMHKYGYKKGILFGLFLYGLGALLFLPAATTRNFTFFLGALFVIAAGATFLETVANPYMAKLGDEKSGARRLNFAQSFNGVGAFLAPILGGKFILSGIEHTPQELRQMAAAGQLNSYLQSEADTVKTPYLVIAAGVLLLLLLFAVSKLPAGENVHENKGQKFSFSVLKIPQVKWAVIAQFFYVGAQVGVGSFFVRFTKQAMDLPEKQAAYWWGYIAMVGFMVGRFVGTFLMKYIRPERLLALYAFINILLLSVAVFAHGNVAVYALMGVPFFMSIMFPTIFALGVKNLGEETKIASSFIIMSIVGGAVFPLLMGRISDASGGNIQLGYIVPIACFVLILFYALRQKIDVGAPKEVIALSH; via the coding sequence ATGAACAAACGCAGTTATCTTCTGCCCATCATCCTGGTTACGTCTTTGTTTTTTTTGTGGGCCTTTCTGCACAACATCAATCCCATCTTAATTCCGCATTTAAAAAAAGCCTGTCAGTTGTCCGATACGCAATCGGCTTTCATAGACACAGCGGTTTACCTGGCTTATTTTTCCGTTGCGCTGCCGGCGGGTTTGTTCATGCACAAATACGGTTATAAAAAAGGTATTTTGTTCGGCTTGTTTTTGTACGGTTTAGGTGCGCTTCTTTTTTTGCCCGCGGCGACTACGCGAAACTTTACTTTCTTTCTCGGCGCACTCTTCGTAATTGCGGCTGGTGCTACATTTTTAGAAACGGTTGCCAATCCGTACATGGCAAAACTGGGCGATGAAAAGAGCGGCGCAAGACGGTTGAACTTTGCGCAATCCTTCAACGGCGTTGGCGCTTTTTTGGCGCCGATACTTGGCGGAAAATTTATTTTATCGGGCATTGAACACACGCCGCAGGAGTTGCGGCAAATGGCGGCAGCCGGACAATTAAATTCCTATTTGCAATCCGAAGCGGACACGGTGAAAACGCCGTATTTGGTGATTGCCGCCGGCGTGCTTTTGTTGTTGCTTTTATTTGCCGTTTCAAAACTCCCTGCCGGTGAAAACGTGCACGAAAACAAGGGTCAAAAATTCTCCTTCAGCGTACTGAAAATACCGCAGGTGAAATGGGCCGTAATTGCGCAATTCTTTTACGTGGGTGCACAGGTTGGCGTAGGCAGTTTTTTTGTGCGCTTTACAAAACAGGCGATGGATCTGCCCGAAAAGCAAGCCGCTTATTGGTGGGGTTACATTGCCATGGTCGGCTTTATGGTAGGACGTTTCGTAGGCACGTTCCTGATGAAATACATTCGGCCCGAACGCCTGCTGGCGCTGTACGCTTTCATTAATATTTTATTGTTGTCGGTAGCTGTTTTTGCACACGGTAACGTGGCGGTTTATGCGCTGATGGGCGTTCCGTTTTTCATGTCCATTATGTTCCCGACCATTTTTGCGCTGGGCGTAAAAAACCTGGGCGAAGAAACCAAGATCGCTTCTTCGTTCATCATCATGTCCATTGTGGGCGGCGCGGTATTTCCTTTGCTCATGGGACGAATTTCAGATGCGTCGGGCGGTAATATCCAATTGGGGTACATCGTGCCCATTGCCTGTTTCGTTTTGATTTTGTTTTATGCGCTTCGCCAAAAGATAGACGTTGGCGCACCAAAAGAAGTGATTGCCTTATCGCATTAA
- a CDS encoding L-rhamnose mutarotase has product MKRYCLTLDLKSDPDLIRQYEEHHKQVWPEIIASIKEAGIEKMEIYRLGTRLCMMMETPDDFSFEKKAAADEGNTKVQQWEELMWRYQQPLVEAAKGEKWMLMEKIFSLNEY; this is encoded by the coding sequence ATGAAACGCTACTGCTTAACACTCGATTTAAAAAGCGATCCGGATTTGATCCGACAATACGAAGAACATCACAAACAAGTGTGGCCGGAAATCATTGCTTCAATAAAAGAAGCCGGTATTGAAAAAATGGAAATCTATCGTCTCGGAACAAGATTGTGCATGATGATGGAAACCCCGGATGATTTCAGCTTTGAAAAAAAAGCAGCAGCCGATGAAGGCAATACAAAAGTGCAGCAATGGGAAGAACTGATGTGGCGTTACCAACAACCCTTAGTGGAAGCGGCAAAAGGCGAAAAGTGGATGCTGATGGAAAAAATTTTTTCGTTAAACGAATATTAA
- a CDS encoding AraC family transcriptional regulator translates to MRPQLLKVSKGPDRSFSVRRDLFPINNRWHYHSEVELIHIKKGEGTQFIGDCIKRFKAGDVVLVGSNLPHYWRFDDVYYEEGTKEAADVRVAHFNENFWGAQFLDLPENLSLKTVLEKGRRGLQITGKTRQRVAELLEQMQEADGPHRIILLMEALNAVGNGKQLAPLSSIGFKPDLVDAEKDRINAIYEYSIKNFKRKIQLEEIAEVANISPNSFCRYFKSRTRKTYSQFLIELRVGHACKLLIENNQCIKRLCYESGFNNFTSFHKYFKLITGKSPLAYQKEFTAN, encoded by the coding sequence ATGAGACCACAACTTTTAAAAGTTTCCAAAGGCCCTGACCGTTCGTTTAGCGTTCGCCGCGATTTATTCCCCATCAACAACCGCTGGCATTACCACAGCGAGGTGGAACTGATTCACATTAAAAAAGGCGAAGGCACGCAATTTATTGGCGACTGCATCAAACGCTTTAAAGCCGGTGATGTGGTTTTGGTTGGCTCTAACCTCCCGCATTACTGGCGCTTCGACGATGTGTATTACGAAGAAGGCACAAAAGAGGCCGCCGATGTGCGGGTAGCGCATTTCAACGAAAATTTTTGGGGTGCGCAGTTCCTGGATTTACCGGAAAACCTCTCCCTCAAAACCGTTTTAGAAAAAGGCAGAAGAGGCTTGCAGATTACCGGCAAAACACGCCAACGTGTAGCCGAATTGCTGGAACAAATGCAGGAAGCCGACGGACCGCACCGCATCATTCTTTTAATGGAAGCGTTGAACGCCGTTGGCAACGGCAAGCAATTGGCCCCGCTTTCCTCCATTGGTTTCAAGCCCGATTTGGTGGATGCAGAAAAAGACCGCATCAATGCCATTTATGAATACTCGATCAAAAACTTCAAGCGCAAGATTCAGTTGGAAGAAATTGCGGAAGTTGCCAACATCAGTCCCAATTCTTTTTGCCGTTACTTCAAGTCGAGAACGAGAAAAACCTATTCGCAGTTTTTGATTGAATTAAGAGTTGGTCACGCTTGTAAATTGCTCATCGAAAACAACCAGTGCATCAAGCGCCTTTGCTACGAAAGCGGCTTTAATAATTTCACCAGCTTTCACAAGTATTTCAAACTAATAACCGGCAAAAGCCCGCTGGCTTATCAAAAAGAATTCACCGCCAATTAG
- a CDS encoding SDR family NAD(P)-dependent oxidoreductase, with product MFDLNGKVAAVTGSGSGIGKAVALLFAKRGATIQLIDLNEEALNATEDEIKKAGGNAVKQVCDVTKQQQVKDVFNSIGTIDILVNSAGVSHVGNVENTPEADFDRLYNVNVKGVYNCLQAAVSLMKENGSGVILNLASIANNVGLADRFAYSMTKGAVYAMTLSVARDYIKEGIRCNCISPARVHTPFVDGFIKKNYPGKEDEMFQKLSASQPIGRMAKPEEIAHLILYLCSDEASFITGCDYPIDGGFIKLNN from the coding sequence ATGTTTGACCTGAACGGAAAAGTTGCGGCAGTAACCGGCAGTGGCAGCGGCATTGGAAAAGCGGTGGCTTTGTTGTTTGCAAAGCGAGGTGCGACGATTCAATTGATAGACCTTAACGAAGAAGCGCTTAACGCTACGGAAGATGAAATTAAAAAGGCCGGCGGTAATGCTGTAAAACAGGTTTGCGACGTTACGAAACAGCAGCAAGTGAAAGATGTTTTCAACAGCATCGGCACAATTGATATCTTGGTGAACAGCGCCGGCGTGTCGCACGTGGGCAACGTGGAAAATACGCCGGAAGCCGATTTTGACCGTTTGTACAACGTAAACGTGAAAGGCGTTTACAATTGTTTGCAGGCCGCGGTTTCGCTGATGAAAGAAAATGGTTCCGGTGTGATTTTAAACCTTGCGTCCATTGCCAACAATGTTGGCCTTGCCGACCGCTTTGCTTACTCCATGACCAAGGGCGCCGTATACGCCATGACACTTTCGGTGGCGCGGGACTACATCAAAGAAGGCATTCGCTGCAACTGCATTTCGCCGGCAAGGGTGCACACGCCTTTTGTAGATGGATTTATCAAGAAAAATTATCCGGGCAAAGAAGATGAGATGTTTCAAAAGCTTTCCGCATCGCAGCCCATTGGCCGCATGGCAAAGCCGGAAGAAATTGCGCACCTCATTTTGTACCTCTGCTCCGATGAAGCTTCCTTCATTACCGGCTGCGATTATCCGATTGACGGCGGCTTTATCAAACTCAATAATTAA
- a CDS encoding DUF488 domain-containing protein codes for MQAAHNIIWTIGHSTRTMEEFIQMLQSFSITQVADVRHFPGSRKFPHFNKEELGRALATANIRYEHIESLGGRRKPKSNSKNIAWRHPAFRGYADYMETPPFREGIHILEQLGAETRTAYMCSEAVWWRCHRSLISDYLKAKGWTVQHIMDVGKAKEHPFTAPAKVVNGHLSYMQDE; via the coding sequence ATGCAGGCAGCACACAACATCATTTGGACCATTGGCCACTCAACAAGAACGATGGAAGAATTCATCCAAATGCTGCAATCGTTTTCCATTACACAGGTTGCCGACGTGCGGCATTTTCCCGGTTCCCGCAAGTTTCCGCATTTTAATAAAGAGGAGCTTGGCCGTGCTTTGGCAACCGCCAACATTCGCTACGAACACATAGAATCCTTGGGCGGACGAAGGAAACCAAAAAGCAATTCCAAAAACATTGCGTGGCGTCATCCTGCTTTTAGAGGGTATGCGGATTACATGGAAACGCCGCCGTTTCGTGAAGGGATTCACATTCTTGAGCAACTCGGTGCAGAAACAAGAACCGCTTACATGTGCTCCGAAGCCGTTTGGTGGCGTTGCCACCGGTCCTTGATATCGGATTATTTAAAAGCGAAAGGATGGACGGTGCAACACATCATGGACGTTGGCAAAGCAAAAGAACATCCGTTCACAGCGCCTGCAAAAGTTGTGAACGGGCACCTGTCTTACATGCAGGACGAATGA
- a CDS encoding rhamnogalacturonidase, with protein sequence MIKNARFFLLLLSIGYSILSLAQTKSFYNVKELGAKGNGTTSDTKAVNKVIEDAAAAGGGTIYFPAGNYLLGSVRLKSNICLFIEQGATLIASSDSTEFDKPEPSVNDTYQDYGHSHWQNSFIWGEKLHDVSIIGNGLIWGKGLVRSGKKGDQKPNKAISLLLCRNVTIKDVSILHGGWFAILATGVDNLTLDNLKVDTNRDGFDIDCCKNVRVSNCTVNSPFDDGICLKSSFGLGYAKPTENVTITNCQVSGYDEGTLLDGTFKREYKRYSDSSATGRIKFGTESNGGFKNITITNCVFEYCRGLALETVDGALLEDVTISNLTMRDILNAPIFIRLGARMRGPDTIPVGKCRRIIIENVVAWNVDARQGALISGLPGHDIEDLQLSNIKIYYKGGGLKDSVNRVVPEYEKDYPEPGRWRVLPSYGFYVRHVKNLKLTDVEVSYMNEDGRPPFILDDVKGAELRYIKAQKAPGASTVVLKNVKDVSIQQVRGLKDAMIQSADRKDL encoded by the coding sequence ATGATAAAAAACGCAAGGTTTTTTCTACTCCTGTTAAGTATCGGTTATTCAATTCTCTCTCTTGCGCAAACGAAGTCTTTTTACAACGTAAAAGAACTCGGCGCAAAAGGCAACGGTACAACCAGCGATACGAAAGCCGTGAACAAAGTGATTGAAGACGCAGCCGCAGCAGGTGGCGGAACAATTTATTTTCCCGCCGGAAATTATTTGCTCGGTTCCGTTCGTCTTAAAAGCAATATCTGTTTGTTTATTGAGCAGGGCGCAACATTAATTGCTTCTTCTGATTCAACCGAGTTTGACAAGCCCGAACCAAGCGTGAACGACACGTACCAGGATTACGGTCACAGCCATTGGCAGAACAGTTTCATCTGGGGCGAAAAGCTGCACGACGTTTCCATTATCGGCAACGGTTTGATATGGGGAAAAGGCCTTGTACGCAGCGGCAAAAAAGGCGATCAAAAGCCCAACAAAGCCATTTCGCTTTTGCTTTGCCGCAATGTGACCATCAAAGACGTTTCGATTTTGCACGGCGGCTGGTTTGCGATTCTTGCCACTGGTGTGGACAACCTTACTCTTGACAACCTGAAAGTAGATACCAACCGCGACGGCTTTGACATTGATTGCTGCAAGAACGTTCGCGTTTCCAACTGCACCGTGAACTCGCCGTTTGATGACGGAATTTGTTTGAAAAGCTCTTTCGGTTTGGGTTATGCAAAGCCAACAGAAAACGTCACCATCACCAATTGCCAGGTAAGCGGTTACGACGAAGGAACGTTGCTTGACGGCACGTTCAAACGTGAATACAAACGTTACTCCGATAGCTCGGCAACGGGCCGCATTAAATTTGGAACGGAATCGAACGGTGGCTTTAAAAACATTACTATTACCAATTGCGTGTTTGAATATTGTCGCGGGCTTGCGCTGGAAACCGTTGACGGTGCTTTGCTGGAAGACGTGACCATCTCTAACCTTACCATGCGTGATATTTTGAACGCTCCCATCTTTATCCGTTTGGGTGCGAGAATGCGCGGGCCGGATACGATACCGGTTGGCAAATGCAGAAGAATCATCATTGAGAACGTGGTTGCCTGGAACGTGGACGCAAGGCAGGGTGCATTGATCAGCGGTTTGCCGGGGCACGACATTGAAGACCTGCAATTAAGCAACATCAAAATTTATTACAAAGGCGGCGGGTTGAAAGATTCCGTGAATCGCGTGGTGCCCGAATACGAAAAAGATTACCCCGAGCCGGGCCGTTGGCGTGTGCTGCCTTCGTACGGCTTTTATGTGCGCCATGTAAAGAACCTGAAGTTGACCGATGTTGAAGTCAGCTATATGAATGAAGACGGTCGTCCACCCTTTATACTCGATGATGTGAAGGGCGCAGAGCTTCGTTACATCAAAGCACAAAAAGCCCCCGGTGCTTCCACGGTTGTGTTGAAGAATGTAAAAGACGTGAGCATACAACAGGTACGCGGCTTGAAGGACGCAATGATTCAATCGGCCGACCGAAAGGATTTGTAG
- a CDS encoding fumarylacetoacetate hydrolase family protein, which translates to MKLIRFGSVGQEKTGVIIGEDYYDTSSFGEDYNEAFLQNDGLNRLQKFVDANKGSLPKISKDVRLGSPLARPSKIICIGLNYADHAKETGAATPKEPIVFFKSTTALIGPNDDVVIPKNSTKTDWEVELAVVIGKKATYVVESEAMDYVAGYCLHNDLSEREFQLERGGQWVKGKSCDTFAPLGPFLVTKDEIAEVNNLRLWLTLNGQTMQDGTTANLIFNVPFLVSYLSQFMTLLPGDVISTGTPAGVGLGMKPAVYLKAGDVVELGIDGLGTQKQNVKNWAKG; encoded by the coding sequence ATGAAGCTGATACGCTTTGGTTCCGTCGGCCAGGAAAAGACGGGTGTTATTATTGGTGAAGATTATTACGATACTTCTTCTTTCGGCGAAGATTACAACGAAGCTTTTTTGCAAAACGACGGTTTAAACCGCCTGCAAAAATTTGTGGATGCAAACAAGGGTTCACTGCCGAAAATTTCAAAAGACGTTCGGTTGGGAAGCCCCCTTGCACGGCCTTCAAAAATTATTTGCATCGGTTTGAATTATGCTGATCACGCCAAAGAAACCGGCGCCGCTACGCCTAAAGAGCCGATTGTTTTTTTTAAATCAACAACGGCGTTAATTGGTCCGAACGACGATGTGGTCATTCCGAAGAATTCAACCAAAACAGATTGGGAAGTAGAACTCGCGGTTGTCATTGGAAAGAAGGCCACGTATGTAGTGGAGAGCGAAGCAATGGATTACGTGGCCGGTTATTGCCTGCACAACGATTTGAGCGAACGCGAGTTTCAGCTTGAACGCGGCGGCCAGTGGGTGAAGGGAAAAAGCTGCGACACGTTTGCTCCGCTGGGGCCTTTTCTTGTCACAAAAGATGAGATTGCGGAGGTGAATAACCTGCGGCTTTGGTTGACGCTAAACGGTCAAACGATGCAGGACGGCACAACGGCCAATCTTATTTTCAACGTTCCTTTTCTTGTTTCTTACCTAAGCCAGTTTATGACCTTGCTTCCGGGTGATGTGATTTCAACGGGCACGCCTGCAGGTGTGGGTTTGGGCATGAAGCCAGCAGTATATTTAAAAGCCGGTGATGTAGTAGAATTGGGCATTGACGGATTGGGCACGCAAAAACAGAACGTAAAAAATTGGGCAAAGGGATAA
- a CDS encoding Eco57I restriction-modification methylase domain-containing protein, giving the protein MTQTIDLQPLDNELPSHFADRLGVLYTKTVTTQHKKDNGQFFTPTEIAHFMARLVTETKGKLKILDPGCGTVILSSSLIETVILRGDTVKDIELVVYETDKDILPYTQATLDYLKTWLQGKKVGFKATLDTNDFVLENKDCFEQGSTLFYEPKNAIYDIVISNPPYFKIGKDDKRAVVAKSIVWGQPNIYSIFLMTAAKLLKNGGELIFIIPRSFAAGNYFRAFREAFFTEIEIEQIHLFNSRTDTFNRDNVLQETLILKGKKQKLNGHLANILLTHSNGVIDLDQPTEKEYQADELIDFNTKEKILHLPSNETEDKVIKLFKSWNGSLHKYDMQISTGPVVSFRATEYLYEQYKNGTKTLVPLYQLINTGKMTFEYPVFKKGKPQYIQFCEETKPLLLPNKNYIFLRRFSAKDDKSRLVATPYFVDISQAEFIGVENHLNYIYRPKGHLARNEILGLAALLNSKLFDTYFRTFNGNINVSATELREMPLPPLEDIKEIGNQIVLTNNFSQPVVNELVNDYFDLEHIFAYEQN; this is encoded by the coding sequence ATGACGCAGACTATAGACCTTCAACCACTTGACAATGAGTTGCCAAGTCACTTTGCTGACAGGTTGGGCGTCTTATATACTAAGACTGTAACGACACAGCACAAGAAAGACAATGGGCAATTTTTCACACCTACCGAAATTGCTCATTTCATGGCAAGGCTTGTCACAGAGACCAAAGGCAAGTTGAAAATTCTTGACCCAGGTTGTGGAACAGTAATACTGTCAAGCTCACTTATTGAAACAGTTATTCTTCGTGGTGACACAGTAAAAGACATTGAGCTTGTAGTTTACGAAACTGACAAAGACATTCTTCCTTATACACAGGCAACGCTTGACTACTTGAAAACATGGCTTCAAGGGAAGAAAGTCGGTTTCAAAGCAACGCTTGACACAAATGATTTTGTGTTAGAAAACAAAGATTGCTTTGAACAAGGAAGCACTCTTTTCTATGAGCCGAAGAATGCTATTTACGATATTGTCATTTCAAATCCACCATACTTTAAAATCGGTAAAGACGATAAAAGGGCAGTTGTTGCAAAGTCAATCGTTTGGGGACAACCCAACATTTACTCAATCTTCTTAATGACAGCTGCAAAACTTTTAAAAAATGGTGGTGAACTCATTTTCATTATCCCACGAAGTTTTGCAGCAGGTAATTATTTCAGAGCATTTCGGGAAGCATTCTTCACAGAAATTGAAATCGAGCAGATACATCTTTTTAACTCAAGAACTGACACTTTCAACCGTGACAATGTTTTGCAGGAGACATTAATTTTAAAAGGCAAGAAGCAAAAACTGAACGGACATTTAGCTAATATCCTTTTAACTCATTCTAATGGAGTTATTGACCTTGACCAACCAACTGAAAAAGAATATCAGGCAGATGAATTAATTGACTTCAACACGAAGGAAAAAATCCTGCATCTTCCAAGCAACGAGACAGAAGATAAAGTGATTAAACTTTTCAAATCATGGAACGGAAGTTTGCATAAGTACGATATGCAAATATCGACAGGTCCAGTTGTTTCGTTCAGAGCAACTGAATATCTCTATGAGCAGTACAAAAACGGAACAAAAACTTTAGTTCCACTGTATCAGCTAATCAACACAGGAAAAATGACCTTTGAGTATCCTGTATTCAAAAAAGGCAAACCGCAATATATTCAATTTTGCGAAGAGACTAAACCACTTTTGCTGCCGAACAAAAATTACATTTTCCTTCGCCGCTTTAGTGCAAAAGATGATAAGAGCAGATTGGTTGCAACGCCATATTTCGTCGACATCTCACAAGCTGAATTTATTGGTGTCGAAAATCATTTAAATTACATCTACCGACCAAAAGGGCATTTGGCGAGAAACGAAATCTTAGGACTTGCTGCACTTTTGAACAGCAAATTATTTGACACTTACTTTAGAACCTTCAACGGCAACATCAATGTGAGTGCAACAGAACTACGTGAAATGCCTTTGCCGCCGTTGGAAGATATAAAAGAAATCGGCAACCAAATAGTATTAACCAACAACTTTTCTCAACCTGTAGTTAACGAACTTGTAAACGACTACTTTGACTTGGAACACATTTTCGCTTATGAGCAAAATTGA
- a CDS encoding glycoside hydrolase family 88/105 protein encodes MKRLFAPFLFLSSTLFAQTNTEDVVRRVADRILQTTFFQFVNNKTGEKFRSTKGKDTTNNVKAESKFNKGQYVNGVLTVGMLRISDVLNDAKYLDYSRRNFGFIFDNLDYFKRMFDAGNNGVEYRPVFRIGSLDDCGSMSAGLLDVYAFDKRKDYLDYLNRVSDYILNKQVRFPDGTLARNGPRKMTLWADDLYMSVPYLARMGKLPGDKKYFDFAIQQVENFNRYIYDSTTGLYFHTFFNDENMNGVARWGRCNGWVALAQVELLNNLPANHPKRPELTKLLLRQIVGFSRYQDTSGMWHQLLDKPESYLESSVTAMYVYTVAKAVNEGWINKRFITVAQRGWDALVKRVTADGQIPDICVGTSVEEDLSYYFNRPRETNDTHGLGAFLMAGAEMIKAKDKLVDLSKRR; translated from the coding sequence ATGAAACGATTGTTCGCCCCTTTCCTGTTTCTTTCTTCTACGCTTTTTGCGCAAACGAATACTGAAGATGTAGTACGAAGAGTAGCCGACCGCATTTTGCAAACAACTTTCTTCCAGTTTGTGAACAACAAAACAGGAGAAAAATTCCGGAGCACAAAAGGTAAAGACACCACCAACAACGTGAAGGCCGAAAGCAAGTTCAATAAAGGGCAATACGTGAACGGCGTGCTGACGGTGGGCATGTTGCGCATCAGTGATGTGCTGAACGACGCAAAGTATCTTGATTACTCACGCCGGAACTTTGGTTTTATTTTCGACAACCTTGATTACTTCAAACGCATGTTTGATGCGGGCAACAACGGCGTGGAATACCGCCCGGTGTTTCGCATTGGTTCGCTGGACGATTGCGGCTCTATGTCGGCGGGCCTGCTTGACGTTTATGCCTTCGACAAGCGCAAGGATTACCTTGACTACTTGAATCGTGTAAGCGATTACATCCTCAACAAACAAGTACGGTTTCCCGATGGAACGCTGGCGAGGAACGGTCCGCGCAAGATGACGTTGTGGGCCGATGATTTGTACATGAGCGTTCCTTACCTGGCGAGAATGGGAAAGCTGCCCGGCGATAAAAAGTATTTTGATTTTGCCATTCAGCAAGTCGAAAACTTCAACCGATACATCTACGATTCAACAACGGGACTTTACTTTCACACCTTCTTCAACGACGAGAACATGAACGGCGTAGCACGTTGGGGACGTTGCAACGGCTGGGTGGCTTTGGCGCAAGTGGAGTTGTTAAACAATCTCCCGGCGAATCATCCAAAACGTCCTGAATTGACAAAGCTTTTGCTTCGGCAAATCGTTGGCTTCTCCCGTTACCAGGACACGAGCGGCATGTGGCATCAACTGTTGGACAAACCCGAATCTTATCTTGAATCTTCGGTAACCGCCATGTACGTGTACACCGTTGCAAAAGCCGTGAACGAAGGCTGGATCAACAAGCGCTTTATCACCGTTGCGCAAAGAGGTTGGGACGCATTGGTGAAGCGAGTCACTGCCGATGGACAAATACCTGACATCTGCGTTGGCACGTCCGTGGAGGAAGACCTTTCGTATTATTTCAATCGCCCAAGAGAAACCAACGACACGCACGGCCTGGGTGCGTTTTTAATGGCCGGCGCGGAGATGATAAAAGCCAAGGATAAGCTGGTGGATTTAAGCAAGAGGCGTTAA
- a CDS encoding UxaA family hydrolase, whose amino-acid sequence MIQERTKVQTYLQIHPNDNVLVALQDLLAGTTVITKSREVILQQPIGAKHKFFVNDMKAGDEVIMYGTLVGKVQVPVSKGELMTTANTKHAAESYAYKGFQHRWQQPDVSKFKARTFNGYKRSDGRVGTANYWLFIPTVFCENRNLDVIKEALHKELGYAVSDKYNHFTRQVFQAFKEGKDIEQIDLGPSSNQRERYFKNIDGIKFLNHQGGCGGTRQDASTLSSLLAAYADHPNVGGVTVLSLGCQHLQVEYFLADLKKRNPSFDKPLYVFEQQQSQSEEELICNAIKKTFLGLAEINKIEREPAPLRELTIGVKCGGSDGFSGISANPAVGCASDLLVALGGKVLLAEFPELCGAEQELIDRCVNESVAEKFIHLMESYNDLAKKVGSGFHMNPSPGNIKDGLITDAIKSTGAARKGGTSPVVDVLDYTEPVTKPGLSLVCTPGNDVEATTGKAASGATLILFTTGLGTPTGNPVAPTVKISTNTGLASRMSDIIDIDTGGIIRGEKTIEQMGEEILEYCIKAASGEIIPKAVLLGQDDFIPWKRGVSL is encoded by the coding sequence ATGATTCAAGAAAGGACGAAGGTTCAAACTTATTTGCAGATTCATCCCAACGACAACGTACTGGTGGCTTTGCAGGATTTGTTGGCGGGAACAACGGTAATAACAAAAAGCCGCGAAGTAATTCTTCAGCAACCCATTGGCGCCAAGCACAAGTTCTTCGTCAACGATATGAAAGCGGGCGACGAGGTGATTATGTACGGAACGCTTGTGGGCAAGGTACAAGTGCCGGTTTCCAAGGGCGAATTAATGACGACGGCCAACACCAAACACGCGGCGGAAAGCTATGCCTACAAAGGCTTTCAGCACCGCTGGCAACAACCCGACGTGTCGAAATTTAAAGCAAGAACCTTTAACGGCTACAAGCGCAGCGACGGAAGAGTGGGAACGGCCAATTATTGGTTGTTCATTCCCACTGTGTTTTGCGAAAACAGAAATTTGGACGTGATCAAAGAAGCCTTGCACAAAGAATTGGGCTACGCTGTTTCGGATAAATACAATCATTTTACGCGGCAGGTCTTTCAGGCTTTTAAAGAAGGCAAAGACATTGAGCAAATTGATTTGGGGCCATCGTCAAACCAACGCGAACGTTATTTTAAAAACATTGACGGCATTAAATTTCTTAACCATCAGGGCGGTTGCGGCGGCACGCGACAAGATGCTTCAACATTGAGCTCCCTGCTTGCCGCTTACGCTGATCATCCAAACGTGGGCGGCGTAACGGTGTTGAGTTTGGGTTGCCAGCATTTGCAGGTTGAATATTTTCTGGCCGATTTAAAAAAGCGCAATCCTTCGTTCGATAAGCCACTTTATGTTTTTGAACAACAGCAATCGCAAAGCGAAGAAGAATTGATCTGCAACGCCATCAAAAAAACGTTTTTGGGCCTTGCCGAAATCAACAAGATTGAAAGAGAACCGGCGCCTTTACGTGAATTAACCATCGGCGTGAAATGCGGCGGCAGCGACGGTTTTAGCGGCATCTCCGCCAATCCCGCTGTGGGTTGTGCGTCGGACCTTTTGGTGGCGCTCGGCGGAAAAGTTTTACTGGCCGAATTCCCCGAACTCTGCGGCGCGGAACAAGAACTCATTGACCGCTGCGTGAACGAAAGCGTTGCAGAAAAGTTCATTCACCTAATGGAATCTTACAATGACCTGGCGAAGAAAGTCGGTTCGGGTTTTCACATGAATCCCTCGCCGGGGAATATTAAAGACGGTTTAATTACCGATGCGATCAAATCAACCGGTGCGGCAAGAAAAGGAGGAACATCACCGGTGGTGGATGTATTGGATTATACCGAACCTGTTACAAAGCCCGGATTGAGTTTGGTGTGTACACCGGGCAACGATGTGGAAGCAACAACCGGCAAAGCAGCAAGTGGCGCAACACTCATTCTGTTCACTACCGGCTTGGGTACGCCAACGGGAAATCCCGTTGCGCCTACGGTAAAGATTTCAACCAACACTGGATTGGCTTCACGCATGAGTGACATCATTGATATTGATACCGGCGGCATTATTCGCGGTGAAAAAACCATTGAACAAATGGGCGAAGAAATTTTGGAATATTGCATCAAAGCAGCCAGCGGCGAAATCATTCCAAAAGCCGTATTGTTGGGGCAAGATGATTTCATTCCGTGGAAGCGCGGCGTCTCCTTATAA